The Swingsia samuiensis genome contains the following window.
GATCGGGGGCTGGTTGAAAGCCGAACACGCGCTCAGGCCCTCATTATGGCGGGCTTAGCTTTTTCTGGTGATCGTAAAATTGCAAAAGCTGGTGATCAATTAAAAGAAGACGCTCCCCTATCTCTAAAAGGCCAAGATCATCCTTGGGTATCTCGCGGGGGGTTAAAACTGATCCATGGGATTGAGCATTTTCAGCTTGATCCAACAGATCGAATTGCTATCGACGTAGGTGCCTCTACGGGCGGATTTACAGACGTATTACTCACCCACGGTGCACGCAAAGTATATGCTGTTGATGTAGGGCACGGGCAGCTTGCTTGGAAAATACGCTCAGATGAACGCGTCGTGGTTATGGAAAAGACAAATGCACGCGCCCTAACGGCAGAGCAAATTCCTGAATTAGCTGATATCGTTGTCTGTGATGCCAGCTTTATTAGTTTAAAAACAGTTCTACCCGCAGCCCTCGCACTAACATCCCCAAGGGCTTGGGTAATTGCGTTGATTAAGCCC
Protein-coding sequences here:
- a CDS encoding TlyA family RNA methyltransferase — protein: MAKRRADQLLVDRGLVESRTRAQALIMAGLAFSGDRKIAKAGDQLKEDAPLSLKGQDHPWVSRGGLKLIHGIEHFQLDPTDRIAIDVGASTGGFTDVLLTHGARKVYAVDVGHGQLAWKIRSDERVVVMEKTNARALTAEQIPELADIVVCDASFISLKTVLPAALALTSPRAWVIALIKPQFEAGRSEVGAKGVVRDAAVHERVCHEIQEWFSALPDWEVLGIEPSPITGPEGNREFLIAARRKN